Proteins from a single region of Apium graveolens cultivar Ventura chromosome 7, ASM990537v1, whole genome shotgun sequence:
- the LOC141671432 gene encoding transcription factor VOZ1-like: MGKGMKNGHEQQKEVMKERAKNRVDDLQGMFCDLQSARKESRTNDVALLEEQVNQMLREWQSELNHPSPASSFQGGGSLGSFSTEIGRLLQLCEEEDDATSGLPAPKPEPDMQKVCSNVVLQQDFRASQMSQQHGFALVDECKDSPSGATKMLINNMDVPTQFDYHLFDMHKGSEQTFFTGYDNTGFHGEDALPQIASFLPSICPPPSAFLGPKCALWDCTRPEQGWNQDYCSSFHGALAPIEGRPGMTPVLRPGGIGLKDNLLFSALKAKTEGKDVGVPNCEGAATAKAPWNATELFDLSVLEGETIREWLFFDKPRRAFESGNRKQRSLPDYEGRGWHESRKQVMNEFGGLKRSYYMDPQPMKNLEWHLYEYEISKCDAFALYRLELKLVDGKKTPKGKVGKDPVAHLQKQMRKLSAVPPSKPSIDGNSKSSLKDGSSYVYSASNHSDVFDYGASEPYNYLIDDLSGYYPT, from the exons ATGGGTAAAGGTATGAAGAATGGGCATGAGCAGCAGAAAGAGGTGATGAAAGAAAGAGCAAAGAATAGAGTGGATGATCTACAGGGTATGTTCTGTGATCTTCAATCAGCTAGAAAAGAGAGTCGTACTAATGATGTTGCTTTATTAGAAGAACAAGTTAATCAGATGCTTAGAGAGTGGCAATCTGAACTTAATCACCCTTCTCCTGCTTCTTCTTTTCAG GGTGGTGGGAGTTTAGGGTCTTTTTCTACAGAAATTGGTAGGCTGTTGCAGCTTTGTGAGGAGGAAGATGATGCCACGAGTGGATTACCAGCCCCAAAGCCAGAGCCAGATATGCAGAAAGTTTGTAGCAACGTTGTACTTCAGCAG GATTTCCGTGCTTCTCAAATGTCGCAACAGCATGGCTTTGCGTTGGTTGATGAATGCAAAGACTCCCCATCAGGAGCTACCAAAATGCTAATTAATAACATGGATGTCCCTACTCAGTTTGACTACCATTTGTTTGATATGCACAAAGGGTCGGAGCAGACTTTCTTTACTGGATATGATAACACAGGTTTCCACGGAGAGGATGCATTACCTCAGATAGCTAGCTTTCTTCCAAGTATCTGCCCCCCACCTTCAGCGTTCCTAGGACCAAAATGTGCACTTTGGGATTGTACTAGGCCTGAACAAGGGTGGAATCAAGACTACTGCAGTAGCTTTCATGGCGCTCTTGCACCAATTGAAGGTCGTCCTGGCATGACTCCAGTCCTACGTCCTGGGGGCATTGGTTTAAAGGACAACTTACTTTTTTCAGCTCTTAAAGCAAAGACAGAGGGAAAAGATGTTGGCGTTCCTAATTGTGAGGGGGCTGCAACTGCAAAAGCCCCGTGGAATGCTACTG AGCTGTTTGATCTTTCAGTTCTTGAAGGAGAAACAATTAGAGAGTGGCTTTTCTTTGATAAACCTCGAAGAGCATTTGAGAGTGGAAACAGGAAGCAAAGGTCTCTTCCAGATTACGAGGGACGGGGTTGGCACGAATCAAGGAAGCAAGTGATGAATGAGTTTGGAGGGCTGAAGAGATCATACTACATGGATCCTCAACCGATGAAAAATCTTGAGTGGCACTTGTATGAATATGAAATTAGCAAGTGCGACGCTTTTGCCTTGTATAGGTTGGAACTTAAACTTGTAGATGGGAAGAAAACTCCAAAAGGGAAGGTTGGCAAAGATCCCGTTGCTCATCTCCAAAAGCAAATGAGAAAGCTATCTGCTGTTCCACCAAGTAAGCCTTCCATTGACGGAAACTCAAAATCCAGTCTAAAGGATGGTTCTTCGTATGTTTATTCAGCTTCGAACCATAGTGATGTGTTTGATTATGGAGCGAGTGAGCCTTACAATTATCTTATCGATGACCTATCTGGTTACTACCCGACTTGA